From a region of the Pirellulales bacterium genome:
- a CDS encoding CoA pyrophosphatase: MNADLLQAIRDRLTRPPLPGKAVQREMEPSLCYGRHFGPPTCRARDAAVIALLYPHAGDWYLPLTVRPATLTAHAGQISLPGGASEPGETTAQAALRELAEELGVPASEVSLLGPLSPIYVFVSEYLVTPWVAAIDARPRFRPSADEVSELLEVPLSRLLDPAARGSHTRRQRGIELSVPHFQWGRHRIWGATAMILTELAAVMHEAG, translated from the coding sequence ATGAACGCGGATCTTTTACAAGCGATTCGAGACCGGTTGACCAGGCCGCCCCTGCCCGGCAAGGCCGTGCAACGCGAAATGGAACCGTCGCTGTGTTACGGCCGGCATTTCGGGCCGCCCACCTGCCGCGCGCGTGACGCGGCCGTGATCGCCCTGCTTTATCCGCACGCCGGCGACTGGTATCTGCCGCTCACGGTGCGTCCGGCGACGTTAACCGCCCATGCCGGCCAGATCAGCCTGCCGGGCGGGGCCAGCGAGCCGGGTGAGACGACCGCACAGGCTGCCTTGCGCGAGTTGGCGGAAGAGCTGGGTGTGCCAGCGAGCGAGGTGTCGCTGCTCGGCCCGCTGTCGCCGATTTACGTCTTCGTGAGCGAATATCTGGTCACTCCCTGGGTGGCGGCCATTGATGCGCGGCCGCGGTTCCGTCCCAGCGCCGACGAGGTAAGCGAGTTGCTCGAAGTACCCCTTTCCCGGCTGCTCGATCCGGCGGCGCGCGGCAGCCACACGCGGCGTCAACGGGGAATCGAGTTGAGCGTGCCGCATTTCCAATGGGGCCGACACCGGATATGGGGCGCCACCGCTATGATTCTGACCGAGTTGGCGGCGGTGATGCATGAGGCGGGATAG